The Castor canadensis chromosome 8, mCasCan1.hap1v2, whole genome shotgun sequence genome contains a region encoding:
- the Stmnd1 gene encoding stathmin domain-containing protein 1, which yields MGCGQSQPAEDQRRVPGPKKGWEEGSKVDVRVTHSKENRSPQTDSAWPKDTVNKAEGLDEQAQMGSLPGIIPESSPPPGERNGRLNSDPVTNGLINKTKPLETQERQKSSDILEELIVQGIIQSQSKVFRTGESYDVMVDTTEKPLRKPPARLKKLKIKKEVKDFTMKDIEEKMQAAEERRKMKEEEIRKRLQSDRLFPPVNHSDSAQLGGSEVPLVKGLPTVNSASFEPSDPQGGEALKRKKSKSEAAPIDRNYNYEGFGVIESDMSYNQEDDIF from the exons GTTGATGTCAGAGTGACTCATTCCAAGGAGAATCGCAGTCCCCAGACTGACAGTGCATGGCCCAAGGACACTGTGAACAAGGCAGAAGGCCTGGATGAACAAGCCCAGATGGGGAGCTTACCTGGAATTATTCCAGAAAGTTCTCCACCTCCTggtgaaagaaatggaagattgAATTCAG ACCCAGTGACAAATGGATTAATCAATAAGACCAAACCTCTAGAGACTCAAGAACGACAAAAGTCATCAGACATTCTGGAAGAACTCATTGTTCAAGGAATAATACAAAGCCAAAGCAAAGTATTTAGAACTGGAGAGTCATATGATGTCATG GTGGACACAACTGAGAAGCCACTAAGAAAGCCACCAGCCAGACTGAAAAAACTTAagataaaaaaggaagtaaaggatTTCACAATGAAGGACATAGAAGAGAAGATGCAGGCGGCAGAAGAGCGTAGGAAG atgaaagaagaagaaataagaaaaagactaCAGAGTGACCGACTTTTTCCCCCAGTTAATCATTCAGATTCAGCTCAACTAGGAGGATCTGAGGTTCCACTTGTCAAAGGACTTCCAACTGTGAATTCTGCCTCCTTTGAACCATCTGACCCACAGGGAGGAGAGGctctgaagaggaagaagagtaaaAGTGAGGCAGCCCCAATTGACAGAAACTATAACTATGAAGGTTTTGGGGTCATAGAGTCAGACATGTCCTACAACCAAGAGGACGACATATTCTGA